Part of the Mycolicibacterium mengxianglii genome is shown below.
GGTGCAGACCGCTGACGCCAGGGCCAACACCGCGCCCCAGTAGTACCGCTGGCTGCCGACAAGCGCGGCCACCGGAACCTCGGCGAGCCCGGCGCCGCGCACTGCGACGTCGCGGACCACCCATTGGGAGATCGCCAGATACGCGGTCACTCCACTGACCAGGGCCACCAGAATGGCCAACGCTCGCAGCGGCCAGCGCCGAACCGCGAGCACGGCCACCGCCGCGGCCAACAACAGCAGCGCCAACGGCAGCAGCGCCGTAGACCAGGTGGCGCCGTTCAATGTCAGCGTCTTGGGTTGGCCGAGGCCGTCGAAGGACGTCACCGCCACCCAGGGCAGCCGCGACGCCACCCACAAACCCAGCGCGGCGATCACCAGGAGCAACTGTGCGACCCGGATCATGGTGCTCGAAGCGTCTCAGCGGCGGCGACGGCGTTGAGCACTGCCTTGGCTTTGTTGGCCGACTCGGTGTACTCGTACGGGCCGTTGGAGTCCGCCACCACACCACCGCCGGCCTGCACGTAGGCGGTGCCGTCGCGCATCAGGGCCGTCCTGATCGCGATGGCGAAGTCGGCGTTGCCGGCGAAATCGAGATAGCCCAGAACCCCGCCATAGAGGCCGCGCCGCGTCTTCTCGACTTCCTCGATGAGCTGCATCGCCCGCACCTTGGGAGCGCCGGAGAGCGTGCCGGCCGGAAAGCACGCGGTCACGGCGTCGAGCGCAGTGCGGCCCTCGGCCAGCAGCCCGGTGACCGTGGACACCAGATGCATGACGTGGCTGTAGCGCTCGATGTGGCTGTAATCCTCGACCCGCACCGTGCCAGGAACGCAGACCCGGCCCAGGTCGTTGCGGCCCAGGTCAACCAGCATCAGGTGTTCGGCGCGTTCCTTCTCGTCGGCGAGCAACTCCTTCTCCAGGAGCAGATCCTCTTCGTCGGTATTGCCACGCCACCGGGTGCCGGCGATCGGATGTGTCTGCGCCCAGCCGTCCTTGACGGTGACCAGCGCCTCCGGACTGGACCCGACGACCGAAAAAGCAGTTCCGCCTTCACCGTCGGGCACATGCAGCAGGTACATGTACGGGCTGGGGTTGGACACCCGCAGCATCCGGTACACATCGATCGGGTCGGCGTCGGTGTCCAGCTCGAACCGCTGCGACGGCACCACCTGGAAGGCTTCGCCGGCTTCGATGTCGCCGACGAGCTTGTCGACGATCTGGCTGTACTCCTCGACCGTGCGCTGGGCGCGGGGCTGGGGCACCGGGCGGCTGAACGTCGAGACCGTCGACGGCAGTGGCTGGCTCAGCGCCTCGGTCATCACGTCGAGGCGGGCCACGGCGTCGTCGTAGGCCCCGTCCACCCGGTCGTTGGTGCCGTTCCAGTTCACCGCGTTGGCGATGAGGGTGATGGTCCCTTCGTGATGATCGACCGCGGCGATATCAGTCGCCAGCAGCATCAGCATGTCGGGCAGATGCAGGTCGTCGGCGACGAGCTCGGGCAGCCGCTCGAGCCGGCGCACCAGGTCGTATGCGAAGAACCCGACCATGCCGCCCGAGAGCGGGGGCAGACCCGGCAGCGTGGCTGTGGCCAGCAGTTCCAACGTGGACTTGAGCGCTTGCAGCGGATCACCACCGCTGGGGGCATCCTGCGGAACGGTGCCCAGCCAGACAGCCTGCCCGTCGCGCACCGTCAGGGCCGACGGTGCCCCGGCGCCGATGAATGACCAGCGCGACCACGACCGCCCGTTCTCGGCGGATTCCAACAGGAACGTGCCGGGACGGTTGTCGGACAGTTTGCGGTACGCCGACAGAGGGGTTTCGCTGTCGGCCAGCACCTTGCGGATGACCGGGACCACACGATGCTCGGCGGCCAGGACATGGAAATCCTCGCGGGTGGTGGTGACGGCGATGTTCGCTTGCACGGAGCCATCCTCCCAGACCGGCGAACCGTTTCGGGCGTAGCGTGACCCGCATGAAACGCGGTGCGCTCGTCGAGGACTTTGTGTTGCCTGATCAGACCGGTGCCGAGCGCCGATT
Proteins encoded:
- a CDS encoding TIGR02234 family membrane protein, with amino-acid sequence MIRVAQLLLVIAALGLWVASRLPWVAVTSFDGLGQPKTLTLNGATWSTALLPLALLLLAAAVAVLAVRRWPLRALAILVALVSGVTAYLAISQWVVRDVAVRGAGLAEVPVAALVGSQRYYWGAVLALASAVCTLVAAVLLIRSANAAKGTSTKYVAPAARRAAVRDTADEQLSGHTATADGAMSERMIWDALDEGRDPTTGKPGTGNPPSGDEPKRPDGTSDGEGR
- a CDS encoding anthranilate synthase component I, which gives rise to MQANIAVTTTREDFHVLAAEHRVVPVIRKVLADSETPLSAYRKLSDNRPGTFLLESAENGRSWSRWSFIGAGAPSALTVRDGQAVWLGTVPQDAPSGGDPLQALKSTLELLATATLPGLPPLSGGMVGFFAYDLVRRLERLPELVADDLHLPDMLMLLATDIAAVDHHEGTITLIANAVNWNGTNDRVDGAYDDAVARLDVMTEALSQPLPSTVSTFSRPVPQPRAQRTVEEYSQIVDKLVGDIEAGEAFQVVPSQRFELDTDADPIDVYRMLRVSNPSPYMYLLHVPDGEGGTAFSVVGSSPEALVTVKDGWAQTHPIAGTRWRGNTDEEDLLLEKELLADEKERAEHLMLVDLGRNDLGRVCVPGTVRVEDYSHIERYSHVMHLVSTVTGLLAEGRTALDAVTACFPAGTLSGAPKVRAMQLIEEVEKTRRGLYGGVLGYLDFAGNADFAIAIRTALMRDGTAYVQAGGGVVADSNGPYEYTESANKAKAVLNAVAAAETLRAP